A part of Sugiyamaella lignohabitans strain CBS 10342 chromosome D, complete sequence genomic DNA contains:
- the SMY2 gene encoding Smy2p (GYF domain protein; involved in COPII vesicle formation; interacts with the Sec23p/Sec24p subcomplex; overexpression suppresses the temperature sensitivity of a myo2 mutant; similar to S. pombe Mpd2; SMY2 has a paralog, SYH1, that arose from the whole genome duplication; GO_component: GO:0005737 - cytoplasm [Evidence IEA,IEA]; GO_component: GO:0005737 - cytoplasm [Evidence IDA] [PMID 14562095]; GO_component: GO:0000932 - cytoplasmic mRNA processing body [Evidence IDA] [PMID 17804396]; GO_component: GO:0005789 - endoplasmic reticulum membrane [Evidence IDA] [PMID 17973654]; GO_component: GO:0019898 - extrinsic component of membrane [Evidence IDA] [PMID 17973654]; GO_function: GO:0003674 - molecular_function [Evidence ND]; GO_process: GO:0006888 - ER to Golgi vesicle-mediated transport [Evidence IGI,IPI] [PMID 17973654]), with translation MSKSSALSLGPEWYVSSQCCLAPLVARSSSGGGLPPAAGAPPQTLVAPASQELVGFVDGIDSSEARGAGGSGAQPQPPEARLFVELTGIRTRLKSGSSKVLKDDKTANGNNNSPNGPEKVKLPWSGIAAGAASSANSIASGSSNSSNGGGVAAAGPGLAGASSASGPSFAAAASALKRKTSGTNVSPSVTSSAGSATASGSAGAASGAGAGRNSGASGISDINNSAAGGGVFAISAAAGGSGLFGMRKSSSGDDSDATSQSSLSGKRVGSTSTTTATTTNTHANSGLSTGNISSPVTGLGAITGSGLAGSVPYKVGGTRVAVSLEDSVQGVTAGASDSAAGAAGASGSGSSSNGPKSEPVVLRANAGAKKYSSKEMLAIWDRIKNSKEFRESKRIAVTELTENSDPASAPASGSGSANTITTNTSFNTNIGNNGQQRGYHNRYHHGNNNTNNNNNNGGGVGGGSKLFTPFGRYKNPNDLYYSNMTNMPVNYDTPPKQRPYRDGDDRNAHVHGSSHGTGHGSSQGSGTGTGTGTTVDDIGRKSGGVSLTSVTGAGGAATTETGLRSGGTGNGSRLMDTINSASSKVADDAFFSSLVSSGARSDSGGQVAQNQPQAPAPTTSIASNILPASIASDSWSPFGNFSITPSSARNDLSSHPSDTALSRIGSGTNLLGISKPGSTPTASAVAGGSTASDFFSSPIKRVGTPLSNAAMAATPPPGIPSPQPNPPLILPENVQWVYKDPSGVEQGPFSGKLMHDWYTGNWLKEDLLIKRIGETDYITLHDFKLKIGNFTEPFRVPLPPVLPPSLPPPFGQQQQQPSPFGHGIPYFDDLQRDVFRQHHHQAQQPLQLPNQHQQFGGAAPVIPSAWGASGSPVVSPGPMSPISPWGQPIQPVHQPATHSQSNFFQDQPLHSQLAPVLSHSSQDTSAAAATAASVANSAVGSPVQEPSSGPLGQSLWKGLDSVQRDLSSSGSVADIINNAENLSLNDDIKAQTQAEPVSEETSTGASSTKSEDNSESKRELTKAEIKKAKKKAKAELQSAAAAAVAAAAAERAEKANNKQEHSEPTASTDDDSADQTTKTATSSVESTPVTSGSNSTHAATSTVASTGSTGHGHTLTLSTTTSPTATAAPALAPWAKKDTKPKALSLKEIQELEASERAKQTAKQQELVQQQLLAARLAGGVSSSSTSGPILPSGAKWASSMNSAASPKKTLAEIQREEELAAAAAAKKKAQALAQAQAQTISSPIAGTTASTGVPTGASGATPTISPIAASLPFGKKYAEIVTPGAPSSVRPGVSSATSSSLATGLSSTGAPAWTTVGPGGRKVSSPATTGVAASIAAGGSSPLKRAISSTTLRPAAAPVPTAPRVLTASDEFLQWCKGALQDLNAGINQTELLSILLSLPATPDSKEIIAETIYSNSSTMDGRRFADEFLKKRNVADKEKSGETWSDVLQRNATAPPKPVENDGWNPAFKVVKKKNKRADQF, from the coding sequence ATGTCCAAATCGTCCGCTCTGTCACTCGGACCCGAATGGTACGTATCCAGCCAATGCTGTTTGGCTCCGCTGGTGGCCAGATCATCCTCAGGGggaggtctgcctccggcggctggggctccgccccagaccctggttgctcctgcttcgcaggagttggtggGGTTTGTCGACggaatcgactcgagcgaagcgagaggagccggggggtctggggcacagccccagccgccggaggcacgcctGTTCGTGGAACTAACGGGGATCAGGACTCGTCTGAAGTCGGGGTCTTCTAAGGTCCTGAAGGACGATAAAACCGCTAATGGGAATAATAACTCGCCGAATGGGCCTGAAAAAGTCAAGCTTCCATGGTCGGGAATCGCCGCTGGTGCGGCCAGTAGTGCTAATAGCATCGCAAGTGGTAGtagtaacagcagcaatggaGGAGgtgtggctgctgctggaccAGGGTTAGCAGGTGCCAGCTCGGCGAGTGGCCCATCgtttgctgctgccgcgTCTGCTCTGAAAAGAAAGACTTCTGGGACTAATGTCAGCCCCTCGGTAacttcttctgctggttctgctactgcttctggttctgctggtgctgcttctggtgctggagctggaagGAATTCAGGTGCCAGTGGCATTTCagatatcaacaacagtgctgctggtggcgGTGTATTCGCTAttagtgctgctgctggtgggtCTGGCCTGTTTGGAATGCGGAAATCCAGTTCTGGTGACGACTCGGATGCTACGAGTCAGTCCAGTTTATCTGGAAAAAGAGTCGGTTCgacttctactactactgctactactactaataCTCATGCGAATAGTGGACTCAGTACTGGAAATATCAGTTCACCAGTAACAGGACTTGGTGCCATCACCGGGTCTGGGTTAGCTGGTTCTGTTCCATACAAGGTTGGTGGTACTAGAGTCGCTGTTTCGTTAGAAGATTCGGTTCAAGGTGTTACAGCAGGTGCTAGTGactctgctgctggagctgctggagcttctggatctggtaGCAGCTCGAATGGTCCCAAATCAGAGCCAGTGGTGCTACGTGCGAATGCTGGTGCGAAAAAATACTCGTCGAAAGAGATGCTAGCCATCTGGGACAGGATCAAGAACTCGAAAGAGTTTCGAGAATCAAAACGGATCGCTGTGACTGAATTGACTGAAAACTCGGATCCAGcatctgctcctgcttctggctctggctCTGCTAATACTATCACTACTAATACCAGTTTCAACACTAATATTGGCAATAATGGTCAACAGCGAGGCTATCATAATCGATATCATCATGGAAATAATAACactaataataacaacaacaatggtggtggagtTGGCGGAGGATCTAAACTGTTTACTCCATTTGGTCGATACAAAAACCCCAATGATTTGTACTATTCCAATATGACTAATATGCCGGTGAACTATGATACTCCTCCCAAGCAGCGGCCTTATCGCGATGGCGACGACAGAAACGCTCATGTTCACGGTTCATCTCATGGTACTGGTCATGGAAGTTCTCAGggttctggtactggtactggtactggtactaCTGTAGATGATATCGGTCGTAAATCTGGTGGAGTCAGCTTAACATCTgttactggtgctggtggtgctgctactactgagACTGGACTCAGAtctggtggtactggtaacGGCAGCAGACTCATGGATACTATCAATAGTGCTAGTTCGAAAGTTGCTGACGACGCTTTCTTCAGTTCTCTTGTATCCTCTGGTGCTCGATCCGATTCCGGTGGACAAGTGGCTCAGAACCAGCCTCAAGCACCAGCTCCAACCACCTCTATTGCATCAAATATCCTCCCTGCTTCAATTGCCAGTGACAGCTGGAGTCCTTTTGGAAACTTTTCCATCACTCCTTCATCCGCTCGCAATGACCTGTCGAGTCATCCTTCTGATACCGCTTTAAGTCGTATTGGAAGTGGTACTAATCTTCTGGGAATTTCGAAACCAGGATCCACTCCTACTGCCAgtgctgttgctggcgGGAGTACTGCCTCGGACTTTTTCAGTTCTCCTATTAAGCGTGTTGGTACTCCGTTATCCAATGCTGCTATGGCTGCCACCCCACCTCCTGGCATCCCATCTCCTCAACCTAATCCTCCTCTTATTTTGCCTGAAAACGTTCAGTGGGTATATAAAGACCCATCTGGAGTTGAGCAGGGTCCATTTTCTGGAAAGTTGATGCACGATTGGTATACTGGAAACTGGTTGAAAGAAGATTTATTGATTAAACGAATTGGTGAGACTGATTATATCACTCTTCACGATTTCAAGCTCAAGATTGGCAACTTCACTGAACCTTTTAGAGTACCTTTACCTCCTGTTCTTCCTCCATCATTACCACCTCCATTtggccaacaacagcaacaaccttCACCTTTTGGTCATGGAATCCCTTATTTTGACGATCTTCAAAGAGATGTATTccgtcaacatcaccatcaagctcaacaacctcttcaacttcctaaccaacaccaacaattTGGCGGTGCTGCTCCTGTAATCCCTAGTGCCTGgggtgcttctggttctccAGTCGTCTCACCTGGTCCTATGTCTCCTATTTCTCCTTGGGGACAACCTATTCAACCAGTTCACCAACCAGCCACTCATTCTCAGTCAAATTTCTTCCAAGATCAACCTCTTCACTCACAATTGGCTCCTGTTTTGTCTCATTCATCTCAAGACACCtctgcagctgctgctactgctgctagtgtAGCTAACAGTGCAGTGGGAAGTCCTGTCCAGGAGCCTTCATCTGGTCCACTTGGTCAATCTCTTTGGAAGGGTCTTGATTCTGTTCAGAGAGATCTCAGTTCTTCAGGttctgttgctgatattatcaataaCGCTGAAAATCTTTCACTGAACGACGATATTAAGGCTCAAACTCAGGCTGAACCTGTTTCTGAAGAGACCTCGACCggtgcttcttctactaAATCAGAAGACAATAGTGAATCCAAGCGAGAGCTCACTAAAGCTGAGATcaagaaagccaagaagaaagctAAAGCCGAGTTACAatctgctgccgctgctgcagttgctgctgctgctgctgaaagGGCTGAAAAGGCCAACAATAAGCAAGAACATTCTGAACCCACTGCTTCtactgatgatgattctgCTGACCAAACCACTAAAACTGCAACTTCCAGTGTTGAGTCCACTCCTGTAACTTCTGGATCCAACTCAACCcatgctgctacttctactgTAGCCTCTACTGGTAGCACTGGTCATGGACACACCCTCACTTTGTCAACTACTACATCTCCTACCGCTACTGCAGCCCCTGCTCTAGCACCTTGGGCCAAGAAAGACACTAAACCCAAGGCACTTTCCTTGAAGGAGATCCAAGAATTAGAAGCCAGTGAGCGTGCCAAACAGACTGCTAAACAACAAGAACTTGTCCAACAACAGCTTTTGGCTGCCAGACTTGCTGGTGGTgtctcatcatcttctACCTCAGGCCCTATATTGCCATCTGGGGCTAAATGGGCCAGTTCCATGAactctgctgcttctcctAAGAAGACCCTGGCTGAGATTCAAAGAGAAGAGGAGttagctgctgctgctgccgccaAAAAGAAGGCTCAGGCTCTTgctcaagcacaagcacaaacCATTTCTTCGCCCATTGCCGGAACCACTGCTTCTACTGGAGTTCCTACCGGAGCCTCTGGTGCTACACCTACTATTTCTCCCATTGCAGCATCGCTTCCATTTGGGAAAAAGTATGCTGAAATCGTGACTCCCGGTGCTCCTTCTTCTGTTAGACCTGGTGTCTCTTCTGCTACTAGTTCGAGTTTGGCCACTGGTCTGTCGTCAACTGGAGCTCCTGCCTGGACCACTGTTGGACCCGGTGGAAGAAAAGTCTCATCCCCAGCCACTACCggtgttgctgcttctattgctgctggaggaTCTTCTCCTCTTAAGCGAGCCATCTCCTCCACGACCTTGCGacccgctgctgctcctgttcctACTGCCCCCAGAGTTCTAACTGCCTCTGACGAGTTCCTCCAATGGTGTAAAGGAGCACTCCAAGATCTCAACGCCGGAATCAACCAAACCGAGCTTCTTTCGATTCTCCTGTCTCTTCCAGcgacacccgactcgaaAGAGATCATTGCCGAGACCATCTACTCCAACTCGTCCACCATGGACGGCCGCCGTTTCGCCGACGAGTTCCTCAAAAAGCGCAATGTCGCCGACAAAGAGAAATCCGGCGAAACCTGGAGCGACGTCCTCCAACGCAACGCGACCGCACCACCCAAACCCGTCGAAAACGACGGCTGGAACCCGGCGTTCAAGGTcgtcaaaaagaaaaacaaacgCGCCGACCAGTTCTAA
- the SAD1 gene encoding Sad1p (Conserved zinc-finger domain protein involved in pre-mRNA splicing; critical for splicing of nearly all intron-containing genes; required for assembly of U4 snRNA into the U4/U6 particle; GO_component: GO:0005634 - nucleus [Evidence IEA,IEA]; GO_component: GO:0005634 - nucleus [Evidence IDA] [PMID 10022888]; GO_component: GO:0030529 - ribonucleoprotein complex [Evidence IEA]; GO_component: GO:0005681 - spliceosomal complex [Evidence IEA]; GO_function: GO:0046872 - metal ion binding [Evidence IEA]; GO_function: GO:0003674 - molecular_function [Evidence ND]; GO_function: GO:0008270 - zinc ion binding [Evidence IEA]; GO_process: GO:0008380 - RNA splicing [Evidence IEA]; GO_process: GO:0006397 - mRNA processing [Evidence IEA]; GO_process: GO:0000398 - mRNA splicing, via spliceosome [Evidence IDA] [PMID 10022888]; GO_process: GO:0000245 - spliceosomal complex assembly [Evidence IDA] [PMID 24681967]; GO_process: GO:0006511 - ubiquitin-dependent protein catabolic process [Evidence IEA]), with amino-acid sequence MGNGDETRAADEAALVDTEISAVESVEQNGSEIQLEHEHEHQHEHEHEHEINNSFEKAGSVKEIENGDTTEMRTRKRRLNEEKNDDDENETIHTNGSVPGTSTPDSSEARGAVGSGAKPQPPEVRRHPSNSQSKIEEEQKEEEEEEEGVWPVRPVRQVQEPSSSMLYLDTVDRSRLDFDFEKICSVSLSVVNVYACLCCGKYFQGRGKSSYAFVHSVDVDHHVFINLQTLKIYVLPEGYEVKTTALDDIKYVIDPWYTADEIKSLDTVALNSSFDLTHKQYYPGYIGINNIKANDYANVVIQILSHVSPVRDFFLTLGQGRATGSSQSNGSSASISMANSMANSTNGTSQAGSSELASRLSTLIRKIWNPRAFRAHVSPHELLQSVSSASKKQFTSTQQSDPFLFFTWLLNRLTAELTVGPTNTRFSRDSSPGTPTAAITTAVSTTTTKDQQPVKKKLKPTSTRSSKPIKPRGIIQKTFQGTLLVEQQQLPRTLPSGASADTFLPNEPIKTTETPFLCLTLDLPPIPLFKESTQDGAPVIPQVTLKSLLNKYNGTTVTTDEITKTMKKYKLTRVPEFLVLRIKRITRNLLGDADERNPTVVSFSPTNLDMAPYLTSSSTTSPSSTRYNLIANVVCEWDGNTPRWKIQLLDKSRDRWLQIENLLVEPIQRELLFLSESHLQIWQRQSPL; translated from the coding sequence ATGGGCAATGGAGACGAGACGAGAGCAGCAGACGAGGCGGCTCTGGTTGATACAGAGATCAGTGCGGTCGAGAGTGTAGAACAGAATGGGTCCGAGATCCAGCTGGAGCATGAGCATGAGCATCAGCATGAACATGAGCATGAGCATGAAATCAATAACAGCTTTGAAAAGGCTGGATCGGTGAAAGAAATTGAGAATGGAGACACGACAGAAATGAGAACACGAAAACGACGACTGaacgaagaaaaaaatgacgacgatgaaaaCGAGACGATACATACGAACGGCAGTGTGCCTGGCacgtcgacgcccgactcgagcgaagcgagaggagccgtggggtctggggcgaagccccagccaccggaggtACGTAGGCACCCCAGCAATAGCCAGTCGaaaatagaagaagaacaaaaagaagaagaagaagaagaggagggGGTATGGCCGGTGCGGCCAGTGAGACAGGTGCAGGAACCGTCGAGTTCGATGTTGTATCTGGATACAGTGGACAGGTCGCGGTTGGATTTCGATTTCGAGAAGATCTGTTCGGTTTCGCTGTCGGTGGTGAATGTGTATGCTTGTTTGTGTTGTGGGAAGTATTTTCAGGGCCGTGGTAAGAGTTCGTATGCGTTTGTGCACAGTGTGGATGTCGACCATCATGTGTTTATAAATCTGCAGACTCTGAAGATATATGTGTTGCCAGAGGGTTACGAGGTTAAAACGACGGCTCTGGATGATATTAAATATGTGATAGACCCGTGGTATACGGCAGATGAGATTAAGAGTCTGGATACAGTGGCTCTGAACAGCTCGTTTGACCTCACTCATAAGCAGTATTATCCGGGTTATATTGGCATTAACAATATTAAAGCAAATGATTATGCGAATGTGGTGATCCAGATCTTAAGTCATGTTAGTCCGGTTCGAGACTTTTTCCTTACTCTTGGTCAGGGTCGTGCGACGGGCAGTAGTCAGAGTAATGGATCATCAGCGAGTATAAGTATGGCGAATAGTATGGCGAATAGTACGAATGGAACTAGTCAGGCAGGGTCATCCGAGCTGGCAAGTAGACTGTCGACTCTGATTCGCAAGATTTGGAATCCTCGTGCGTTTAGAGCACATGTATCACCTCATGAACTGCTCCAGAGCGTGTCATCAGCGTCTAAAAAGCAGTTCACATCGACGCAGCAGTCAGATCcgtttttatttttcacctGGCTTCTCAACCGACTGACCGCTGAACTGACAGTCGGACCAACTAATACCCGTTTTAGTCGTGACAGCAGTCCTGGAACACCCACTGCAGCTATCACTACAGCAGtatccaccaccaccacaaaAGACCAACAACCAGTTAAAAAGAAACTCAAACCTACATCAACTCGCTCTAGCAAACCCATTAAACCACGAGGAATCATTCAAAAGACGTTCCAAGGCACTCTGTTAGtagaacagcagcaacttcCACGAACACTGCCATCTGGAGCATCCGCCGACACATTCCTACCAAACGAGCCAATAAAAACAACTGAAACCCCATTTTTATGTCTGACATTAGACCTGCCACCCATTCCCCTGTTCAAAGAAAGCACTCAAGACGGAGCTCCTGTGATCCCGCAAGTGACGCTGAAATCACTGCTAAACAAATACAACGGCACCACTGTAACCACTGACGAGATCACTAAAACAATGAAAAAGTATAAACTCACCAGAGTGCCCGAGTTTCTCGTCTTGCGAATCAAACGGATCACCCGCAATCTCCTTGGCGACGCCGACGAACGCAATCCCACCGTCGTCAGCTTCTCACCAACAAACCTCGATATGGCCCCCTACCTCACATCCTCTTCTACCACATCCCCCTCCTCCACACGATACAACCTCATAGCCAACGTCGTGTGCGAATGGGACGGAAACACACCCCGCTGGAAAATCCAGCTCCTCGACAAATCGCGCGACCGCTGGCTTCAAATCGAAAACCTGCTCGTCGAGCCCATCCAGCGCgagctcctcttcctcagcGAGTCCCACCTCCAAATCTGGCAGCGCCAGTCTCCCCTGTAA
- the UMP1 gene encoding Ump1p (Chaperone required for correct maturation of the 20S proteasome; short-lived chaperone; may inhibit premature dimerization of proteasome half-mers; degraded by proteasome upon completion of its assembly; GO_component: GO:0005737 - cytoplasm [Evidence IDA] [PMID 11922673]; GO_component: GO:0005634 - nucleus [Evidence IDA] [PMID 11922673]; GO_component: GO:0000502 - proteasome complex [Evidence IEA]; GO_function: GO:0003674 - molecular_function [Evidence ND]; GO_process: GO:0006974 - cellular response to DNA damage stimulus [Evidence IDA] [PMID 10975253]; GO_process: GO:0043248 - proteasome assembly [Evidence IGI] [PMID 17431397]; GO_process: GO:0043248 - proteasome assembly [Evidence IMP] [PMID 9491890]; GO_process: GO:0006511 - ubiquitin-dependent protein catabolic process [Evidence IMP] [PMID 9491890]), translating to MRSIAAEMNGNHPLQSRLEKWNETQLEFKLDGYRRTYGAGEPIRRAMELQIVKDTSVLPKIVTGPSRPLHLDILEGRDDAVDWDEVYTGPESTLDFHSELEKRMNV from the coding sequence ATGCGGtccattgctgctgagatgAACGGAAACCATCCTTTACAAAGCCGACTTGAGAAATGGAATGAGACCCAGCTCGAGTTCAAGCTCGACGGGTACAGACGAACATACGGAGCTGGCGAGCCCATTCGTCGGGCTATGGAGTTGCAAATTGTTAAAGATACTTCTGTTCTGCCCAAAATCGTCACTGGCCCGTCACGACCATTGCATCTCGACATTCTCGAGGGCAGAGACGACGCTGTCGACTGGGATGAGGTGTACACCGGACCCGAGTCCACTCTCGATTTCCACTCGGAGCTCGAAAAACGCATGAATGTGTAA